The Blastococcus sp. HT6-4 genome window below encodes:
- a CDS encoding methyl-accepting chemotaxis protein, giving the protein MDAAVTPSRPQTHEPEAGARGLFSRIGLQGRMLAAILLVALTTLAVGLIGASRMTVLSDQAEQVYEEGTVPLDDIRLLQSYWWEYMAHSARGALTNIAPEAVAASQAKAAEAQAVIEELTATVSAAPLGPGARASFERFEPAVASYFQALGRMIAAGQSGDPAQLAQMGAIIGELQAAEAEAVAALTEAADVQSEFAHQVADDAIAAAESARTLTFVVIGIGLVVSVGLAVLVARSVNRPVQRISEVLDRVADGDLSVRVGPTGGAELSRVSAALDRTLDSIGGVLTLVNHSAERLGEASHKLNVASEAIADNARTAAGQADEVVASAGAVASSVDTVATGSSQMESAIREIAQNASEAARVAGQAVSVAETTTRTVGKLGDSSQEIATVVKLINGIAEQTNLLALNATIEAARAGEAGKGFAVVASEVKELAQETARATEDISQRVEAIQADTAGAVDAISRISSVIGEINDFQATIAAAVEEQTATTNEMNRNVAEAASGSQDIAAAISGLAAGTQETSQRVEDAQRAAVELAQMSGELQEAVRRFTV; this is encoded by the coding sequence ATGGACGCCGCTGTCACACCATCCCGTCCGCAGACGCACGAGCCCGAGGCGGGAGCCCGCGGCCTGTTCTCCCGCATCGGGCTCCAGGGGCGGATGCTCGCCGCCATCCTGCTGGTCGCCCTGACCACGCTGGCGGTCGGGCTGATCGGCGCCTCCCGCATGACCGTCCTCAGCGACCAGGCCGAGCAGGTCTACGAGGAGGGCACCGTCCCCCTCGACGACATCCGGCTGCTGCAGTCCTACTGGTGGGAGTACATGGCCCACTCGGCGCGGGGTGCGCTCACGAACATCGCTCCCGAGGCGGTCGCCGCGTCCCAGGCGAAGGCTGCTGAGGCGCAGGCGGTCATCGAGGAGCTCACGGCCACCGTCAGCGCGGCCCCGCTGGGCCCCGGTGCGCGTGCCTCGTTCGAGCGCTTCGAGCCCGCCGTCGCCAGCTACTTCCAGGCGCTGGGCCGGATGATCGCCGCCGGCCAGTCCGGTGACCCCGCGCAGCTGGCGCAGATGGGCGCGATCATCGGTGAGCTGCAGGCGGCCGAGGCCGAGGCGGTCGCCGCGCTGACCGAGGCCGCCGACGTCCAGTCGGAGTTCGCCCACCAGGTGGCCGACGACGCCATCGCCGCCGCCGAGTCCGCCCGGACGCTGACCTTCGTGGTGATCGGCATCGGGCTGGTCGTCTCGGTCGGGCTCGCGGTGCTGGTGGCCCGCAGCGTCAACCGGCCGGTGCAGCGGATCAGCGAGGTGCTGGACCGGGTCGCCGACGGTGACCTCAGCGTGCGGGTGGGCCCGACGGGTGGTGCCGAGCTGTCCCGGGTGTCGGCCGCCCTGGATCGCACCCTCGACTCGATCGGTGGTGTGCTCACCCTGGTCAACCACTCCGCGGAGCGTCTCGGCGAGGCCTCGCACAAGCTGAACGTCGCGTCGGAGGCGATCGCCGACAACGCCCGGACGGCGGCGGGTCAGGCCGACGAGGTGGTGGCCTCGGCGGGTGCGGTGGCCTCGAGCGTGGACACGGTGGCGACGGGGTCGTCGCAGATGGAGTCGGCGATCCGGGAGATCGCGCAGAACGCGAGCGAGGCGGCGCGGGTGGCGGGTCAGGCGGTGTCGGTGGCGGAGACCACGACGCGGACGGTGGGCAAGCTGGGTGATTCGTCGCAGGAGATCGCGACGGTGGTGAAGCTGATCAACGGGATCGCGGAGCAGACGAACCTGCTGGCGCTGAACGCCACGATCGAGGCGGCGCGGGCCGGTGAGGCGGGTAAGGGTTTCGCGGTGGTGGCGTCGGAGGTGAAGGAGTTGGCGCAGGAGACGGCGCGGGCGACCGAGGACATCTCGCAGCGGGTGGAGGCGATCCAGGCCGACACCGCGGGTGCGGTGGATGCGATCAGCCGGATCAGCTCGGTGATCGGTGAGATCAACGACTTCCAGGCGACGATCGCGGCGGCGGTGGAGGAGCAGACGGCGACGACGAACGAGATGAACCGGAACGTGGCCGAGGCCGCGAGTGGTTCGCAGGACATCGCCGCGGCGATCTCGGGTCTGGCCGCGGGCACGCAGGAGACCAGCCAGCGGGTCGAGGACGCTCAGCGCGCGGCGGTCGAGCTCGCCCAGATGAGTGGTGAGCTGCAGGAGGCCGTCCGCCGGTTCACCGTCTGA
- a CDS encoding bacterial proteasome activator family protein codes for MTSPENGSERPQQVVVVGPDGRPVGALPVPQAADDEGDGELNPSQLVEQPAKVMRIGTMIKQLLEEVRAAPLDDASRNRLRDIHESSIRELEQGLAPELREELTRITLPFSEGETPSDAELRIAQAQLVGWLEGVFHGIQTAVFAQQMAARAQLEEMRRKALPGGQAPAQQHDFRPGGGQYL; via the coding sequence ATGACTTCACCGGAGAACGGCAGCGAACGTCCGCAGCAGGTCGTCGTGGTCGGGCCCGACGGCCGCCCGGTGGGCGCCCTGCCCGTGCCGCAGGCGGCCGACGACGAGGGCGACGGCGAGCTGAACCCGAGCCAGCTCGTCGAGCAGCCCGCCAAGGTCATGCGGATCGGGACGATGATCAAGCAGCTGCTCGAGGAGGTGCGTGCGGCCCCGCTGGACGACGCCAGCCGCAACCGCCTGCGGGACATCCACGAGTCGTCGATCCGGGAGCTGGAGCAGGGGCTCGCACCGGAGCTGCGCGAGGAGCTGACCCGCATCACGCTGCCCTTCAGCGAGGGCGAGACGCCGTCGGACGCCGAGCTGCGGATCGCCCAGGCCCAGCTGGTCGGCTGGCTGGAGGGCGTCTTCCACGGCATCCAGACGGCGGTGTTCGCCCAGCAGATGGCTGCCCGCGCGCAGCTGGAGGAGATGCGCCGCAAGGCCCTGCCGGGCGGCCAGGCGCCGGCCCAGCAGCACGACTTCCGCCCCGGCGGCGGCCAGTACCTCTGA
- a CDS encoding cysteine desulfurase-like protein, with amino-acid sequence MSSGAGRLDVARVRGLFPALSDGYVHADGPAGSLVPENVAHAVGSAMRMPVADRGGVFPASGRAEALVSAARAAVADLVGGRPGGVVLGPNMTTLTYALARTLARTWRPGDEIVVSRLDHDANIRPWLQVAAATGVTVRWAEVDIETGELPAWQFAELLNRRTRLVAVTAASNALGTRPDVAGIAAQAHAVGALLYVDAVHAAPHVFLDKTSLGADFVAVSAYKWCGPHVGAVVADPELLEQLRPDKLLPSPDRVPDRFETGTPPFELYAGVSAAVDHLAGLCGETAGSRRDRLRASMGAVARHEGDLFDWLDQALRAMRHVLVLGAPERATPTLSFTVAGMRPRQVVAELARAGICGWDGDFYARELFDAIGVNEVGGAVRLGLMHYNTADDVGRMIDAVAALRPR; translated from the coding sequence ATGTCTTCGGGGGCCGGACGACTGGACGTCGCACGCGTCCGGGGCCTGTTCCCCGCACTCTCCGACGGCTACGTGCACGCCGACGGTCCCGCCGGGTCGCTGGTGCCCGAGAACGTCGCCCACGCGGTCGGCTCCGCGATGCGCATGCCGGTGGCCGACCGCGGCGGTGTCTTCCCCGCGTCCGGCCGGGCCGAGGCGCTGGTGTCCGCAGCCCGCGCGGCGGTGGCCGACCTGGTCGGTGGCCGGCCCGGCGGCGTGGTGCTCGGGCCGAACATGACGACGCTCACCTACGCGCTGGCCCGCACGCTGGCCCGCACGTGGCGGCCGGGCGACGAGATCGTCGTGAGCCGGCTCGACCACGACGCCAACATCCGTCCGTGGCTGCAGGTGGCCGCCGCCACCGGGGTGACCGTGCGGTGGGCGGAGGTGGACATCGAGACCGGGGAGCTGCCCGCCTGGCAGTTCGCCGAGCTGCTCAACCGCCGCACCCGGCTGGTGGCGGTGACCGCCGCGAGCAACGCGCTGGGCACCCGGCCCGACGTCGCCGGGATCGCCGCCCAGGCCCACGCCGTCGGGGCGCTGCTCTACGTCGACGCGGTCCACGCCGCCCCGCACGTGTTCCTGGACAAGACGTCGCTGGGCGCGGACTTCGTGGCCGTCTCCGCCTACAAGTGGTGCGGTCCGCACGTCGGCGCCGTGGTGGCCGACCCCGAGCTGCTGGAGCAGCTGCGGCCGGACAAGCTGCTGCCGTCGCCGGACCGGGTGCCCGACCGGTTCGAGACCGGGACGCCGCCGTTCGAGCTGTACGCGGGGGTGAGCGCCGCCGTCGACCACCTGGCCGGGTTGTGCGGGGAGACGGCCGGTTCGCGGCGGGACCGGCTGCGGGCGTCGATGGGTGCGGTCGCCCGCCACGAGGGCGACCTCTTCGACTGGCTGGACCAGGCGTTGCGCGCCATGCGGCACGTGCTGGTGCTCGGCGCCCCGGAGCGAGCGACGCCCACGCTCTCCTTCACCGTCGCGGGGATGCGGCCGCGGCAGGTGGTCGCCGAGCTGGCCCGCGCCGGCATCTGCGGCTGGGACGGCGACTTCTACGCCCGGGAGCTGTTCGACGCGATCGGGGTGAACGAGGTCGGGGGCGCGGTGCGGCTGGGCCTGATGCACTACAACACCGCCGACGACGTCGGCCGGATGATCGACGCCGTCGCCGCGCTGCGCCCCCGCTGA
- a CDS encoding PaaI family thioesterase — protein MSATGFLTADELNALLPGTFPGLLGIVIDTHERGRLTSHLDVRPELLAPNGYLHAGTVVTLADTSCGLPTRALLPEGSTGFTTIELKSNHLSTAREGRIACTATNVHAGRTTQVWDAVVTNADSGKTIALFRCTQSVLWPR, from the coding sequence ATGTCCGCCACCGGGTTCCTCACCGCCGACGAGCTCAACGCCCTCCTCCCGGGCACCTTCCCGGGGCTGCTCGGCATCGTCATCGACACCCACGAGCGCGGCCGGCTCACCAGCCACCTCGACGTCCGGCCCGAGCTGCTGGCGCCCAACGGCTACCTGCACGCCGGCACCGTGGTCACCCTCGCCGACACGAGCTGCGGCCTGCCCACGCGGGCGCTGCTGCCGGAGGGCTCGACCGGCTTCACCACGATCGAGCTGAAGAGCAACCACCTGAGCACCGCGCGCGAGGGACGGATCGCCTGCACGGCCACCAACGTGCACGCCGGCCGGACGACGCAGGTGTGGGACGCCGTGGTGACGAACGCGGACTCCGGGAAGACGATCGCGCTGTTCCGCTGCACGCAGTCGGTGCTGTGGCCCCGCTGA
- a CDS encoding NAD(P)H-quinone oxidoreductase, with translation MRAVTISEPGGPDVLEWTQVPDPVCGPGEVVIDVAATAVNRADLLQRQGFYPPPKGASAILGLECSGIVSEIGEDVAGWSVGDEVCALLAGGGYAERVAVPAVQVLPKPSGVELATAAALPEVACTVWSNVFMLAGLRRGDSFLVHGGSSGIGTMAIQLAARAGARVFTTAGTAAKLDVCRELGAEVGVNYRDEDFVERVEEATDGRGVDVVLDNMGAKYLARNVDVLADGGRLVIIGMQGGAKAELDINALLRKRGSVHATALRSRPATGPGGKADIVTAVQHDVWPDVERGVVRPIVDRRLPMSRAAEAHRVVESSEHVGKVLLVAGD, from the coding sequence ATGCGTGCGGTGACGATCAGCGAGCCCGGTGGCCCCGACGTCCTCGAGTGGACCCAGGTCCCGGACCCGGTCTGCGGCCCCGGCGAGGTCGTCATCGACGTCGCCGCGACGGCGGTGAACCGCGCCGACCTGCTGCAGCGGCAGGGCTTCTACCCGCCGCCGAAGGGCGCCAGCGCCATCCTGGGCCTGGAGTGCAGCGGCATCGTCAGCGAGATCGGCGAGGACGTCGCCGGTTGGTCGGTCGGTGACGAGGTGTGCGCCCTGCTGGCCGGCGGGGGCTACGCCGAGCGGGTGGCCGTCCCCGCCGTCCAGGTGCTGCCCAAGCCCTCGGGCGTCGAGCTGGCCACCGCGGCCGCCCTCCCGGAGGTCGCCTGCACCGTCTGGTCGAACGTCTTCATGCTGGCCGGCCTGCGGCGCGGCGACTCCTTCCTCGTGCACGGCGGTTCCAGCGGCATCGGCACCATGGCGATCCAGCTCGCCGCCCGCGCCGGCGCCCGGGTGTTCACCACCGCCGGCACCGCCGCGAAGCTCGACGTCTGCCGCGAACTGGGCGCCGAGGTGGGCGTCAACTACCGCGACGAGGACTTCGTCGAGCGGGTGGAGGAGGCGACCGACGGTCGCGGGGTCGACGTCGTCCTCGACAACATGGGCGCGAAGTACCTGGCCCGCAACGTCGACGTCCTGGCCGACGGCGGCCGGCTGGTGATCATCGGCATGCAGGGCGGCGCCAAGGCCGAGCTCGACATCAACGCGCTGCTGCGCAAGCGCGGCTCGGTGCACGCCACCGCGCTGCGCTCGCGGCCGGCGACCGGGCCCGGCGGCAAGGCCGACATCGTCACCGCGGTGCAGCACGACGTGTGGCCCGACGTCGAGCGCGGCGTCGTCCGGCCGATCGTCGACCGCCGGCTGCCGATGTCACGGGCCGCCGAGGCCCACCGCGTCGTCGAGTCCAGCGAGCACGTCGGCAAGGTGCTGCTCGTCGCCGGCGACTGA
- a CDS encoding serine hydrolase domain-containing protein, with protein MSDLQVGTDPAEVGMDPARLTRIDARLARYVDDGQLPGFLVTVARHGKLVHVGRSGFRNVEEGLPVEEDTRWRIFSMTKPITSVAAMMLYEEGAFQLTDPIARWLPEFAETRVYVAGSAMKPVTSPQVEPIRVWHLLTHMSGLTYGFHHAHPVDAMYRAMGHEWGTPPGADSAEVCRQWASVPLVFQPGSEWNYGVSTDVLGRLVEVISGQPLDEFFEQRIFAPLGMRDTSFGLRDGDDVESLARLYAATPGRPGGAATGFAPLDAMGQAAHGKPAFLSGGGGLVSTAGDYLRFVEMLRRGGSYDGGRLLGPRTLAHMVSNHIPGDQDLETFGRPLFAETPLRGVGFGLGFSMVIDPTRYGVVSNVGDYSWGGAASTAFYVDPVEDLTVSFYTQLLPSSTLPIRNYLRQLVNQAIVT; from the coding sequence GTGAGCGATCTGCAGGTGGGCACCGATCCGGCCGAGGTGGGGATGGATCCCGCCCGGCTGACCCGCATCGACGCCCGGCTCGCCCGGTACGTCGACGACGGCCAGCTCCCCGGCTTCCTGGTCACGGTCGCCCGGCACGGGAAGCTCGTGCACGTCGGGCGCTCCGGCTTCCGCAACGTCGAGGAGGGCCTCCCGGTCGAGGAGGACACCCGCTGGCGCATCTTCTCGATGACCAAGCCCATCACCTCGGTCGCGGCGATGATGCTGTACGAGGAGGGCGCCTTCCAGCTCACCGACCCGATCGCCCGGTGGCTGCCCGAGTTCGCCGAGACCCGCGTGTACGTGGCCGGGTCGGCCATGAAGCCGGTGACCAGCCCGCAGGTCGAGCCGATCCGGGTCTGGCACCTGCTGACCCACATGTCGGGGCTCACGTACGGCTTCCACCACGCCCACCCGGTCGACGCCATGTACCGCGCGATGGGCCACGAGTGGGGCACGCCGCCGGGTGCGGACTCCGCGGAGGTGTGCCGGCAGTGGGCCTCGGTCCCGCTGGTCTTCCAGCCGGGGAGCGAGTGGAACTACGGCGTCTCCACCGACGTCCTCGGCCGCCTCGTCGAGGTGATCTCCGGACAGCCGCTCGACGAGTTCTTCGAGCAGCGCATCTTCGCCCCGCTCGGCATGCGGGACACCTCCTTCGGCCTGCGGGACGGCGACGACGTCGAGTCCCTGGCCCGCCTCTACGCCGCCACCCCCGGCCGGCCCGGCGGTGCGGCCACGGGGTTCGCCCCCCTCGACGCCATGGGGCAGGCGGCGCACGGCAAGCCCGCGTTCCTCTCCGGCGGCGGCGGGCTGGTCTCCACCGCCGGCGACTACCTGCGGTTCGTGGAGATGCTCCGCCGCGGCGGCTCCTACGACGGCGGCCGGCTGCTCGGCCCGCGCACGCTCGCGCACATGGTCAGCAACCACATCCCGGGCGACCAGGACCTGGAGACCTTCGGCCGGCCGCTGTTCGCCGAGACGCCGCTGCGCGGGGTGGGTTTCGGGCTCGGCTTCTCGATGGTGATCGACCCGACGCGCTACGGCGTCGTCTCGAACGTGGGCGACTACAGCTGGGGCGGGGCGGCGTCGACGGCGTTCTACGTCGACCCGGTCGAGGACCTCACGGTCAGCTTCTACACGCAGCTGCTGCCCTCGAGCACGCTGCCGATCCGCAACTACCTGCGCCAGCTGGTCAACCAGGCCATCGTCACCTGA
- a CDS encoding HU family DNA-binding protein yields MRTAGHPARAPRVRGKEPAACRPHGTATAYERKHMNKAELVSAIAKRADVPASTVDSVLNGLQDELVDAITRGEKVAVSGLITVERTQRSARTGRNPQTGESIDIPAANTVKVTAGSNLKKAASSVPV; encoded by the coding sequence GTGCGGACCGCGGGGCACCCCGCCCGCGCGCCGCGCGTCCGGGGGAAGGAGCCGGCTGCGTGCCGACCACATGGCACCGCCACCGCCTACGAGAGGAAGCACATGAACAAGGCCGAACTGGTCTCCGCCATCGCCAAGCGCGCCGACGTCCCGGCCTCGACCGTGGACTCGGTCCTCAACGGGCTGCAGGACGAGCTCGTCGACGCCATCACCCGTGGTGAGAAGGTCGCCGTCTCGGGCCTGATCACCGTCGAGCGGACCCAGCGGTCCGCCCGCACCGGCCGCAACCCGCAGACCGGTGAGTCGATCGACATCCCCGCGGCCAACACCGTCAAGGTGACCGCCGGCTCGAACCTGAAGAAGGCCGCGAGCTCCGTCCCGGTCTGA
- a CDS encoding 4-coumarate--CoA ligase family protein, which translates to MALASRYPDVEIPNVSVPEFVLAAGKDRPDAPALIDGLKGDVITHGQLAAYVDRVAANLHARGLRKGDVVAVFCPNTPWFPVVFHGIAAAGCVMSPINSLYTPDEIAFQLKDSGAKILITIGLFMDRASAAVEKSPVDEVIVLDGAEGHANLFDLLGADAPSVQVDIDPANDLVTLPYSSGTTGLPKGVMLTHRNLVANVAQCRPLIQLGENERIIAVLPFFHIYGLTVLMNQGLAWGGAVVTLPRFDLEDFLRTIQDHKITRAFVAPPILLAMAKHPVVDQYDLSSLTSILSGAAPLDEQLALAAQDRLRKGADTGVQVGQGYGMTELSPVSHTTPDPGAEPPGFSGEVPKGSVGFAVPNTECRLVDPGTGEDAAEGERGELWVRGPQVMKGYLNNPDATVGTVDSDGWLRTGDVAVVDENGFYTVVDRVKELIKYKGYQVAPAELEAVLINHPEIADAAVIGVPDKESGEELPKAFVVRAPGSELTEDAVMAYMAEKVAPHKKIRFVEFIEQVPKSAAGKILRKDLKNR; encoded by the coding sequence GTGGCGCTGGCCAGCCGTTATCCCGACGTCGAGATCCCGAACGTCTCCGTACCCGAGTTCGTCCTCGCGGCCGGCAAGGACCGGCCCGACGCCCCGGCTCTGATCGACGGGCTCAAGGGCGACGTGATCACCCACGGCCAGCTGGCCGCCTACGTCGACCGCGTCGCCGCCAACCTGCACGCCCGGGGCCTGCGCAAGGGTGACGTCGTCGCCGTCTTCTGCCCCAACACCCCGTGGTTCCCCGTGGTCTTCCACGGCATCGCCGCGGCCGGCTGCGTGATGAGCCCGATCAACTCGCTCTACACGCCCGACGAGATCGCCTTCCAGCTGAAGGACTCCGGCGCGAAGATCCTGATCACCATCGGGCTGTTCATGGACCGCGCGAGCGCGGCCGTGGAGAAGTCCCCGGTCGACGAGGTCATCGTCCTCGACGGCGCCGAGGGCCACGCCAACCTGTTCGACCTGCTGGGCGCCGACGCCCCGTCGGTGCAGGTGGACATCGACCCGGCCAACGACCTGGTCACGCTCCCCTACTCCAGCGGCACCACGGGTCTGCCCAAGGGCGTCATGCTGACCCACCGGAACCTGGTGGCCAACGTGGCGCAGTGCCGGCCGCTGATCCAGCTCGGCGAGAACGAGCGGATCATCGCCGTCCTGCCGTTCTTCCACATCTACGGCCTGACCGTGCTGATGAACCAGGGCCTGGCCTGGGGCGGCGCCGTCGTGACGCTGCCGCGGTTCGACCTGGAGGACTTCCTCCGGACGATCCAGGACCACAAGATCACCCGCGCCTTCGTGGCGCCGCCGATCCTGCTGGCGATGGCCAAGCACCCGGTCGTCGACCAGTACGACCTCTCGTCGCTCACCTCAATCCTCTCCGGCGCCGCCCCGCTCGACGAGCAGCTGGCGCTGGCCGCCCAGGACCGGCTGCGCAAGGGTGCCGACACCGGCGTCCAGGTGGGCCAGGGCTACGGGATGACCGAGCTCTCCCCCGTCTCGCACACCACCCCCGACCCGGGCGCCGAGCCCCCGGGCTTCAGCGGCGAGGTGCCCAAGGGCTCGGTCGGCTTCGCGGTGCCCAACACCGAGTGCCGGCTGGTCGACCCGGGCACCGGGGAGGACGCCGCCGAGGGTGAGCGCGGTGAGCTCTGGGTGCGCGGGCCCCAGGTGATGAAGGGCTACTTGAACAACCCCGACGCCACCGTCGGCACCGTCGACAGCGACGGCTGGCTGCGCACCGGTGACGTCGCGGTCGTGGACGAGAACGGCTTCTACACCGTCGTCGACCGGGTCAAGGAGCTGATCAAGTACAAGGGCTACCAGGTGGCCCCGGCCGAGCTGGAGGCCGTGCTCATCAACCACCCGGAGATCGCCGACGCCGCCGTCATCGGCGTCCCCGACAAGGAGAGCGGCGAGGAGCTGCCGAAGGCCTTCGTCGTCCGCGCGCCCGGCTCGGAGCTCACCGAGGACGCCGTCATGGCCTACATGGCCGAGAAGGTGGCCCCGCACAAGAAGATCCGGTTCGTCGAGTTCATCGAGCAGGTGCCGAAGTCGGCGGCGGGCAAGATCCTGCGCAAGGACCTCAAGAACCGCTGA
- a CDS encoding type IV toxin-antitoxin system AbiEi family antitoxin domain-containing protein — protein sequence MHPVLESAARRRGGVFTVADARRAGYRPDEIRAAVGSGAWHRLRRGIYVPAPVWAAALGDDRARHLLAAVATLTALGAGPVLSHSSAARSHGLVLPRTVDDVVRLTDPDHWRIGRGYRIAAAALPQEDVVDTGPFTVTGVARTLVDCAREWSLVDAVVSIDAAIFEERVRRSDLTDVVLRQSHWLGIGAAARAVGLSDGRAESPLETRGRLAMLEAGLPRPELQVELHGPRGFVARVDAWYADAGVAVEFDGCVKYDEPRGGRTPAEVAREEKRREDRIRDLDVRVVRVVNADLPRLQGPVARLRELLARPLAGPRRFRVVHRAEPGADATGAVA from the coding sequence GTGCATCCGGTCCTCGAGTCCGCCGCTCGACGCCGCGGCGGCGTCTTCACCGTCGCCGACGCCCGCCGCGCCGGCTACCGCCCTGACGAGATCCGCGCGGCCGTCGGCTCGGGCGCGTGGCACCGGCTGCGTCGGGGGATCTACGTGCCCGCGCCGGTCTGGGCCGCTGCACTGGGCGACGACCGCGCTCGTCACCTCCTCGCTGCCGTCGCCACGCTGACCGCGCTCGGCGCCGGGCCGGTGCTCAGCCACTCTTCGGCGGCGCGGTCCCACGGCCTCGTCCTGCCCCGGACCGTCGACGACGTCGTCCGGCTGACAGATCCCGATCATTGGCGGATCGGCCGCGGGTACCGGATCGCCGCGGCCGCGCTCCCGCAGGAGGACGTCGTCGATACCGGACCGTTCACGGTGACCGGTGTGGCTCGCACTCTCGTCGACTGCGCCAGGGAGTGGTCCCTCGTCGACGCCGTCGTCTCCATCGACGCCGCGATCTTCGAGGAACGTGTGCGCCGATCCGACCTCACGGACGTGGTGCTCCGGCAGAGCCACTGGCTCGGCATCGGTGCGGCGGCGCGAGCCGTGGGGTTGTCCGACGGGCGAGCCGAGTCACCGCTCGAGACGCGCGGACGGTTGGCCATGCTGGAGGCCGGGCTGCCCCGCCCCGAGCTGCAGGTGGAGTTGCACGGGCCCAGGGGCTTCGTCGCGCGGGTGGATGCCTGGTACGCGGACGCCGGCGTCGCCGTCGAGTTCGACGGATGCGTCAAGTACGACGAACCGCGCGGGGGCCGGACCCCGGCCGAGGTGGCCCGGGAGGAGAAGCGTCGCGAGGACCGGATCCGCGACCTCGACGTGCGGGTGGTCCGCGTCGTCAACGCGGACCTACCGCGGCTCCAGGGACCCGTCGCCCGTCTCCGGGAGCTGCTCGCCCGACCGCTGGCCGGTCCCCGGCGATTCCGGGTCGTCCATCGAGCGGAGCCCGGGGCCGACGCCACCGGCGCGGTCGCCTGA
- the folP gene encoding dihydropteroate synthase — translation MLRLGALDVPDGRFVVMAIVNRTPDSFYDRGATYELAAAVERVDQVVAEGADMVDVGGVKAAPGEEVSPTEEVRRTVDLVAAIRAAHPALPISIDTWRAEVAREALAAGADVVNDAWGGVDPSLAAVAAEAGAGIVCTHAGGLPPRTRPHRVAYDDVVADIVTRTTALAEAAVAAGVDRDRVLVDPGHDFGKNTRHSLEATRRLGELADTGWPVLVALSNKDFVGETLDVPLDERLTGTLAATAVSAWLGARVFRAHDVAPTRQTLDMVASIQGTRPPVRTVRGLA, via the coding sequence TTGCTGCGACTGGGGGCCCTCGACGTGCCCGACGGGCGGTTCGTCGTCATGGCGATCGTCAACCGCACCCCCGACTCGTTCTACGACCGCGGGGCCACCTACGAGCTGGCCGCCGCCGTCGAGCGGGTCGACCAGGTGGTCGCCGAGGGCGCCGACATGGTCGACGTCGGCGGGGTGAAGGCCGCGCCCGGCGAGGAGGTCTCCCCCACCGAGGAGGTGCGCCGGACCGTCGACCTCGTGGCCGCGATCCGCGCCGCGCACCCCGCGCTGCCGATCTCGATCGACACCTGGCGGGCGGAGGTGGCGCGCGAGGCGCTGGCGGCCGGCGCCGACGTCGTCAACGACGCCTGGGGCGGCGTGGACCCGTCGCTCGCCGCCGTCGCGGCCGAGGCGGGCGCCGGCATCGTCTGCACGCACGCCGGGGGGCTGCCGCCCCGCACCCGGCCGCACCGCGTGGCCTACGACGACGTCGTCGCCGACATCGTCACGCGGACGACGGCGCTGGCCGAGGCCGCCGTCGCCGCCGGTGTGGACCGCGACCGGGTGCTGGTCGACCCGGGGCACGACTTCGGTAAGAACACCCGGCACTCGCTCGAGGCCACCCGCCGGCTGGGCGAGCTCGCGGACACCGGCTGGCCCGTGCTGGTGGCCCTGTCGAACAAGGACTTCGTCGGCGAGACCCTCGACGTCCCGCTGGACGAACGGCTCACCGGCACGCTGGCCGCCACCGCGGTCAGCGCCTGGCTGGGCGCCCGGGTGTTCCGCGCCCACGACGTCGCGCCCACCCGGCAGACGCTGGACATGGTGGCCTCGATCCAGGGCACCCGGCCGCCCGTGCGCACCGTCCGCGGCCTCGCCTGA
- a CDS encoding MaoC family dehydratase — MAQTTAEGVEGVQGLVGQHLGHSDWVTITQEQVNQFAEATGDHQWIHVDPERAKKESPFGGPIAHGYLTLSLLPALMPQIVEITGFRMGVNYGTEKVRFPSPVPVGAKVRAGATLEAATPFEGGVQMNLAVTVEIEGGSKPAMVATVVYRRYL, encoded by the coding sequence ATGGCGCAGACGACGGCCGAGGGCGTCGAGGGGGTCCAGGGCCTGGTGGGTCAGCACCTGGGCCACAGCGACTGGGTGACGATCACGCAGGAGCAGGTGAACCAGTTCGCCGAGGCGACCGGTGACCACCAGTGGATCCACGTCGACCCGGAACGGGCGAAGAAGGAGAGCCCGTTCGGCGGGCCGATCGCGCACGGCTACCTGACGCTGTCACTGCTGCCCGCGCTGATGCCGCAGATCGTCGAGATCACCGGCTTCCGGATGGGCGTCAACTACGGCACGGAGAAGGTGCGCTTCCCCTCTCCGGTGCCGGTGGGCGCCAAGGTGCGGGCCGGGGCCACCCTCGAGGCGGCGACGCCGTTCGAGGGCGGCGTGCAGATGAACCTCGCCGTCACCGTGGAGATCGAGGGCGGCAGCAAGCCGGCGATGGTCGCCACCGTGGTCTACCGCCGCTACCTGTAG